One segment of Metallosphaera cuprina Ar-4 DNA contains the following:
- a CDS encoding A24 family peptidase C-terminal domain-containing protein, giving the protein MLIHTSILDIKYREVDPKLWLFYSPLMIFLYFDIKMINLLIYIYSLFTVIIVFFAFYKLSFMGGADLFAVLIVSISNAVVHPLFFARLSELGIEPLVIVFYSSLFIIMSGIINLVSNFRHTKGLKFHTRLILAFSARRIRVGQFINSKFLFPLTEIDDNGNEILRMGFSVEEDDSYWREVYKRLVNERKVSLDKYIWVAWGVPVLPFLLAGYIISLVIGLPFS; this is encoded by the coding sequence ATGTTGATACATACTTCTATTCTCGATATAAAGTATAGGGAAGTAGATCCTAAACTATGGCTATTTTACTCACCGTTGATGATATTTCTCTATTTTGATATAAAAATGATTAATTTATTAATTTATATTTACTCTCTTTTTACTGTAATTATTGTATTTTTTGCATTTTATAAGCTATCTTTTATGGGAGGCGCCGATTTATTTGCTGTACTAATAGTCAGTATTTCAAATGCGGTGGTCCATCCATTGTTCTTTGCTAGACTTTCAGAACTAGGCATCGAACCGTTGGTTATTGTTTTTTATTCCTCCCTTTTCATAATCATGTCAGGCATCATTAATTTAGTTTCCAATTTCAGGCATACCAAGGGTCTGAAGTTCCACACCAGACTTATCCTAGCTTTCTCAGCCAGGAGAATAAGGGTTGGTCAATTTATCAATTCAAAGTTTCTTTTCCCGTTAACTGAGATCGATGATAACGGTAACGAAATATTAAGGATGGGTTTCTCTGTTGAAGAGGATGATTCTTATTGGAGAGAAGTATACAAAAGGCTAGTTAACGAGAGGAAAGTCTCACTTGATAAGTATATCTGGGTTGCATGGGGTGTTCCTGTCTTGCCGTTTCTTCTAGCGGGATACATAATAAGCCTTGTGATAGGTTTACCTTTTTCATGA
- a CDS encoding cobaltochelatase subunit CobN produces the protein MKLAVLIGWNGSVIRTFLESAKKLGVDLRIKYPRLDPIDQDFISFLESADAIFIHHFSSEQLYQEIIEKISSILEKKELVVVIDPALSKYNKVSQEVLKTASAYYSYGGEYNIRSLILYLLSLNHKEINAPPPLPLPFTGIYHPSLKEPVTDVKQYLSLINDTKNRVGILFYRTAWVDRDLQIIDSIIKRLEERGITPIPVFVQGFGNKEKGIEGNDEVIEKYFMKEGKPIVNAVISLLSFSLIKNWDTTVLLKLKTPIFQGLIDYYKTEEEWISSDGLDPIGTMMSVMMPEMNGVIEPIIVGAIKRVKSGGATYRQLHPIESQINYLVNRVENWIKLRNKPNSQKRVAIILHSASAYKDLEANIGTATGLDTLQTTVEILDLLKKFGYTVENVPENGEVLVKQIISKKAFPETRWNSLEDIIQAGAVGYIKFNQYLEFFEKLPDSAKNKVIKTWGIPIRGRRDYMFDGEKFIIPGLIFGNVYVGVQPKRVTWQDEDNAIRLVHNSDLPVPHFWLAFYRWIVKDFGADVIIHVGTHGTLEFTPGKGVGLSNACFPQISIGEVPHLYIYSMNVPGEGITAKRRSYAVLIDHLSPPTLFDEIPEEARKLEDMIDEYEEAESAGNEVRKKLVLNKIQETSEKIGLSIDFTDPDKATHELEHRLNIFKDSTISKGLHVLGDLPSEEDLAEYVIASTRFEEDSIVKKYGKSKAKELIIDAIYGMSKLPEKENYVLTKILESIQMEKESLLNALNGEFVEPGPSGSITRGRYDVLPTGRNFYAVDVWKIPTQSAWQVGSLLAEKLIDNYYKKNKRYPKAIGFILWSTDVFRSDGELIAQILRTVGVTPVWNPVTKKVQGIKPIPLDELQRPRIDVVINVSGIVRDNLMNVVELLDEAVTTVMSLNEPETLNYVKQNFLPHHVFAAKPGTYGSGVSHAVESGLWDKESDLADVYVDWVGYAYGKNKNGIRAVDSLRKAVANLDVIVHKREIDEIDILDDSCNYSYVGGLYLVCKKVGRNPDLMYEDTSNPTRPQLRIFKEEVERVSVGKLLNKTWLDSQMRFGYRGATEILKKVEHLYGWAATTRLVNDQIFNNVAQKIVLDQTMRKWFSEVNPYALEEITRRLIEARNRGIWKPSKEIEEKLMETYSQIEGELE, from the coding sequence ATGAAGTTAGCTGTTCTAATAGGTTGGAACGGCTCTGTGATAAGGACGTTCCTAGAGTCAGCTAAAAAGTTAGGAGTAGATCTTCGCATAAAATATCCTAGGCTTGATCCTATAGATCAAGATTTCATCTCTTTCTTAGAGAGTGCAGATGCTATCTTCATTCATCACTTTTCAAGTGAGCAACTGTATCAAGAGATAATAGAAAAAATTTCATCTATACTAGAAAAAAAGGAACTAGTTGTAGTGATTGATCCTGCCCTTAGCAAGTACAATAAGGTATCGCAAGAGGTTCTGAAAACTGCATCAGCTTATTACTCTTACGGTGGAGAGTACAACATTAGATCTCTTATTTTATATCTTTTAAGTCTAAATCACAAGGAAATCAATGCTCCACCGCCTTTGCCTCTTCCTTTCACTGGGATTTACCACCCTTCTCTAAAGGAGCCTGTAACTGACGTAAAACAGTACTTATCCTTAATTAACGATACGAAGAATAGAGTTGGTATTCTCTTTTACAGAACTGCGTGGGTTGATAGAGATCTCCAAATAATAGACTCAATAATCAAGAGATTGGAGGAAAGGGGTATCACTCCAATACCTGTCTTCGTTCAAGGATTTGGGAACAAAGAGAAGGGAATAGAGGGAAACGATGAGGTTATAGAGAAATATTTTATGAAAGAAGGGAAACCCATAGTGAACGCTGTAATTAGTCTCCTTTCGTTCTCACTTATCAAAAACTGGGACACAACAGTCCTATTGAAGCTAAAGACACCTATATTTCAAGGATTAATAGATTATTACAAAACCGAAGAAGAGTGGATTTCATCAGATGGGCTAGATCCTATAGGTACTATGATGAGCGTCATGATGCCAGAAATGAACGGCGTTATTGAACCTATTATCGTTGGAGCCATAAAGAGGGTAAAGTCTGGAGGAGCAACGTATAGGCAACTCCATCCTATAGAGTCTCAAATTAACTATCTAGTAAATAGAGTTGAAAACTGGATAAAACTTAGGAATAAACCTAACTCCCAGAAGAGAGTGGCGATAATCCTCCACAGTGCGTCGGCGTACAAGGACTTAGAGGCCAACATTGGGACGGCGACAGGACTTGATACTTTACAGACTACAGTTGAAATATTAGATCTACTCAAGAAATTCGGATATACTGTAGAAAACGTACCTGAAAATGGGGAGGTATTGGTAAAGCAAATAATCTCGAAAAAGGCCTTCCCAGAAACTAGGTGGAACTCACTTGAAGATATTATTCAAGCTGGGGCAGTGGGTTATATCAAATTTAATCAATATTTAGAGTTTTTTGAGAAGCTTCCGGATTCGGCCAAGAACAAAGTGATTAAAACTTGGGGGATCCCGATAAGGGGAAGAAGAGACTATATGTTTGATGGAGAGAAATTTATCATACCCGGACTCATTTTTGGAAATGTTTACGTTGGAGTTCAACCTAAGCGGGTTACATGGCAGGACGAAGACAACGCAATAAGGTTGGTACATAACTCGGATTTGCCTGTTCCTCACTTTTGGCTAGCGTTCTATAGGTGGATAGTTAAGGATTTCGGTGCAGACGTAATAATCCATGTTGGGACCCACGGAACTCTCGAATTTACTCCTGGGAAAGGCGTTGGGTTATCCAATGCCTGTTTTCCTCAAATCTCAATTGGAGAAGTTCCACATCTTTACATCTATTCTATGAATGTACCAGGCGAGGGGATAACAGCTAAACGACGAAGCTACGCTGTTCTAATAGATCATCTTTCCCCTCCAACCCTTTTTGACGAGATCCCTGAAGAGGCGAGAAAACTAGAGGACATGATAGATGAATATGAGGAGGCAGAGAGTGCAGGGAACGAAGTGAGGAAGAAACTTGTACTTAACAAAATTCAAGAAACAAGCGAAAAGATAGGTTTGTCTATAGATTTCACCGATCCAGATAAGGCTACCCATGAGTTGGAGCACAGGCTTAACATATTTAAAGACTCCACTATCTCTAAAGGGCTTCACGTGTTAGGTGATCTTCCTTCTGAGGAGGACCTTGCTGAATACGTGATAGCCTCGACAAGGTTTGAGGAAGATTCAATCGTAAAGAAGTATGGTAAATCTAAGGCTAAAGAGTTAATAATTGACGCTATTTATGGAATGTCTAAGCTGCCAGAGAAGGAAAACTACGTACTCACTAAGATCCTGGAATCGATTCAGATGGAGAAGGAAAGCTTACTTAATGCTTTAAACGGAGAGTTTGTAGAACCAGGTCCTTCAGGGTCTATAACCAGGGGAAGATACGACGTTTTACCAACGGGTAGGAATTTCTATGCTGTGGACGTATGGAAGATTCCAACTCAGTCAGCTTGGCAAGTAGGGTCGTTATTAGCTGAGAAACTGATTGACAATTATTACAAAAAGAACAAAAGATATCCTAAAGCTATAGGCTTCATTCTGTGGTCTACTGACGTATTTAGATCTGATGGAGAACTGATTGCACAAATCCTTAGAACAGTTGGAGTTACCCCTGTTTGGAACCCAGTCACTAAGAAAGTGCAAGGAATTAAGCCGATACCCCTTGACGAATTACAGAGACCTAGAATAGATGTAGTTATAAATGTAAGCGGAATTGTAAGGGATAACCTCATGAATGTAGTAGAGCTTTTGGACGAGGCGGTTACCACGGTTATGTCCCTTAATGAGCCTGAAACGTTAAACTACGTTAAGCAAAACTTCTTACCCCATCACGTTTTTGCTGCTAAACCAGGAACTTATGGTTCTGGAGTTAGTCATGCGGTTGAATCCGGATTATGGGATAAAGAGTCAGATCTAGCTGACGTTTACGTAGATTGGGTAGGTTACGCTTACGGCAAGAATAAAAACGGCATTAGAGCAGTGGACTCTCTTAGGAAGGCAGTGGCGAACTTAGACGTAATAGTTCATAAGAGGGAAATAGATGAAATAGACATCCTCGATGACAGTTGCAACTACAGCTACGTGGGCGGTTTATACCTAGTCTGTAAAAAAGTAGGTAGGAACCCTGATCTTATGTACGAAGACACTTCCAATCCGACCAGACCTCAATTAAGGATATTTAAGGAGGAGGTAGAGAGAGTTAGTGTAGGGAAGCTGCTGAATAAGACTTGGCTTGATTCTCAGATGAGGTTTGGGTACAGGGGAGCGACTGAGATCTTGAAGAAAGTGGAGCATCTATATGGTTGGGCTGCCACAACACGTCTAGTAAATGATCAGATCTTCAATAACGTAGCTCAAAAAATTGTTTTGGATCAAACGATGAGGAAGTGGTTTTCTGAAGTGAACCCTTACGCTCTGGAAGAGATAACTAGGAGACTAATTGAGGCCAGAAACAGGGGGATTTGGAAGCCATCTAAAGAGATCGAAGAGAAGCTTATGGAAACGTATTCTCAAATAGAGGGAGAGCTTGAATGA
- a CDS encoding VWA domain-containing protein, giving the protein MRRTFPFSAIVGQEKLKRALLIVAVDSTIAGVLIKGPKGVAKSTAVRALANLLPEIEVVADCPFSCDPDNKEKMCSSCRSRIESGEKLPRLKRKKKIVDLPVSATLDRVVGTLDIKKILKEGERGLEPGLLAQANRGILYIDEVNLLPDDVVNAILDAASSKYNVVEREGVSIVHPADFILIGTMNPEEGELRPQLLDRFAISVEAEAPKTPEELIEISNRVEEFERTQEKFLKAYEEEEEKLKKKIYDATLILPRVTISEAHLKYIADTILTFSASTRAMIYAVKVAKALASLDGRVEVNERDVKDALELVLSHRVPNFDRSSLPNVSKNERSDTSESPTFQGNTQWKEELSNRVSKERDETEPNHSEISIPKSKVKGTGFGKGGLFDSILGKYRGEGLHLDLYASLINMALHKRSWLEPQDLSIKGVESTGALPILLLLDSSKSMEFSKRISLAKSILKGLLIKAYQIRSKVGLVTFSGFSSEYVVPITKNFKKVESSIEAVRPSGKTPISSALALAIQIINRETRSRRGVLPIVFLISDGKANVGLRNNIANELSELSSKLGKISKVIVIDTSMPHQPSFNNLISSKANGILIRANNFITDLHI; this is encoded by the coding sequence ATGAGAAGGACATTCCCGTTTAGTGCGATAGTTGGCCAGGAGAAGTTGAAGAGAGCCTTATTGATAGTGGCAGTGGACTCTACGATAGCAGGGGTTCTGATAAAAGGACCTAAAGGCGTAGCTAAGTCAACTGCTGTTAGAGCTTTAGCAAACCTGTTACCTGAAATAGAGGTTGTAGCAGATTGTCCGTTCTCGTGCGATCCGGATAATAAGGAGAAGATGTGTTCTTCGTGTAGATCTCGCATCGAATCCGGTGAGAAGCTCCCTAGACTAAAGAGAAAAAAGAAGATCGTTGACCTACCAGTAAGTGCAACACTGGACAGAGTGGTTGGAACGTTAGACATAAAGAAAATCCTGAAGGAAGGAGAAAGGGGCCTAGAACCTGGACTGTTAGCTCAGGCAAACAGAGGCATATTGTATATCGATGAAGTTAACCTTCTCCCGGACGACGTAGTTAACGCTATTTTGGACGCGGCCTCATCTAAGTATAATGTAGTAGAGAGAGAAGGGGTGTCTATAGTGCATCCGGCCGACTTCATATTAATCGGCACAATGAATCCAGAAGAGGGCGAGCTCAGACCTCAACTGTTAGATAGGTTCGCGATATCCGTAGAGGCTGAGGCGCCAAAAACCCCTGAGGAATTGATAGAAATATCAAATAGAGTAGAAGAGTTCGAGAGAACTCAAGAGAAGTTCCTTAAGGCTTACGAAGAGGAGGAAGAGAAGTTAAAGAAGAAAATTTATGACGCAACTCTAATTCTTCCGAGAGTAACCATTTCTGAAGCGCATTTAAAATATATTGCAGATACAATACTAACTTTCTCCGCTAGTACAAGGGCTATGATATATGCGGTGAAAGTAGCCAAGGCCTTAGCCTCACTAGATGGGAGAGTAGAGGTAAATGAAAGAGACGTTAAGGACGCGCTTGAGCTTGTGTTAAGTCATAGAGTGCCGAACTTTGATAGGTCTAGTTTGCCTAATGTGAGTAAGAATGAAAGATCAGATACTAGTGAGAGCCCAACTTTCCAGGGCAACACTCAATGGAAAGAAGAATTATCGAACAGGGTTTCTAAGGAGCGAGATGAAACCGAACCCAATCACAGTGAGATAAGTATTCCAAAAAGTAAGGTAAAGGGAACAGGATTCGGGAAGGGAGGCCTATTTGATTCAATACTGGGAAAATATCGGGGAGAAGGCTTACATCTAGATTTGTACGCATCTTTAATTAACATGGCCCTCCATAAAAGATCATGGTTAGAGCCGCAGGATCTATCAATAAAGGGCGTGGAGAGCACTGGAGCCTTACCTATACTATTACTCTTGGATTCCAGCAAGTCTATGGAATTCTCTAAGAGAATTAGCTTAGCTAAGTCCATCCTTAAAGGTCTTCTGATAAAAGCCTATCAAATAAGAAGTAAAGTGGGTTTAGTAACTTTTTCTGGGTTCTCCTCCGAGTATGTGGTTCCAATAACAAAGAACTTTAAAAAAGTAGAGAGCTCAATAGAGGCTGTAAGGCCGAGTGGCAAGACTCCAATTTCTAGCGCGCTCGCTTTAGCCATTCAAATAATCAATAGGGAGACGAGATCCAGGAGAGGAGTATTACCAATAGTTTTCCTAATCTCAGACGGTAAGGCGAACGTAGGATTACGTAACAATATAGCTAATGAGCTTTCAGAATTATCGTCTAAGCTAGGGAAGATATCCAAGGTCATAGTTATAGACACTAGTATGCCTCATCAGCCTTCGTTCAATAATCTAATTAGTAGTAAAGCTAATGGTATTCTTATAAGAGCTAATAATTTTATAACTGATTTGCACATTTGA
- a CDS encoding acyl-CoA dehydrogenase family protein produces the protein MFELTKEQQEYKEKVRDYVQKTVREYSKLMDEKNEGGEKIVRDFGEMGLLGMKIHPNYGGLGLGEIAFAIATEELGAESGGASHSLHTQLNALQLLVSIGGDSAKQWIEEGVKGKEIYAVALTEPGAGSDLGALQTTARQEGNELVISGEKIFTSAASFSSKMLVLARTSGNPGDRQGISLLLVDSKTPGIEIHKLDLMGIRGAGVSYVKFNNARVPKDSIVGKEGDAFRGAIKALMVSRNGYAGIAVGIARGAVEDAVNRAASRKQFGKSLLEQEWISFNLADALVKVEASRLLTMRAAAMLDKGIEALTEASMAKYMAAITAAEVSRTALHIFGGHGLNRGSKVERLYRDAKIMEIAEGTNEMQLIAVSRALLPKK, from the coding sequence ATGTTCGAATTAACAAAAGAACAACAGGAATATAAAGAGAAAGTTAGAGATTACGTCCAGAAGACTGTTAGAGAATATTCAAAATTAATGGACGAGAAGAACGAGGGAGGAGAGAAGATAGTCAGAGATTTCGGCGAGATGGGACTTCTAGGAATGAAGATTCACCCTAATTACGGAGGTCTTGGACTAGGGGAAATAGCCTTTGCAATAGCCACTGAAGAGCTTGGAGCCGAAAGTGGTGGTGCGTCTCATAGTCTCCACACTCAACTTAATGCTCTTCAGCTGTTAGTCTCGATTGGTGGCGATTCTGCAAAACAATGGATAGAGGAAGGAGTTAAAGGGAAGGAAATCTACGCGGTAGCACTTACAGAACCTGGTGCAGGATCAGATCTTGGGGCTCTGCAGACCACAGCCAGGCAGGAAGGAAACGAGCTAGTTATTTCAGGTGAGAAGATATTCACTAGCGCTGCGTCTTTCTCCTCAAAGATGCTTGTGTTAGCTAGGACGAGCGGTAATCCTGGAGACAGACAGGGAATATCGCTCCTCTTGGTTGATAGCAAAACTCCAGGTATCGAAATACATAAACTTGATTTGATGGGCATCAGAGGAGCTGGCGTCTCATATGTTAAGTTTAACAACGCCCGAGTACCTAAGGACTCTATAGTAGGCAAAGAAGGCGATGCTTTTAGAGGCGCTATAAAGGCACTTATGGTCAGTAGGAACGGTTACGCTGGGATCGCCGTGGGAATAGCTAGAGGAGCAGTTGAGGACGCTGTGAACAGAGCTGCCTCGAGGAAACAGTTCGGCAAATCCTTACTTGAGCAAGAGTGGATATCGTTTAACCTCGCTGACGCGTTGGTAAAAGTTGAGGCATCGAGATTACTGACAATGAGGGCTGCCGCCATGCTAGATAAGGGCATTGAGGCTCTTACTGAAGCCAGTATGGCAAAGTATATGGCTGCAATTACCGCAGCTGAAGTAAGCAGGACCGCTCTTCACATATTTGGTGGCCATGGTCTTAATAGAGGATCAAAGGTAGAGAGGCTTTATAGGGACGCGAAAATAATGGAAATAGCAGAAGGAACTAACGAGATGCAATTGATAGCGGTATCGAGAGCACTACTACCTAAGAAATAG
- a CDS encoding SLC13 family permease, which produces MYILALAIAILTYALIASRGITGIPPWASMFFGGVLMIATGVISPDQALASINLDVVLFLITLFTFASALELSGFLRFLGFYIVNKFKTPKRTLFGILIFSGILANFVTNDGISASWTPVILESSRRFRINEKPFLYSLAYGVTIGSVMLPTGNPQNLLIALNTGIVDPFIVFVSTLAIPTIINLLLTYPILVTLFKKDLEAVDSPDISVEKIEDRFTAYLSLFLLAVTIVLFFVFSILKIDILLGSLITSSILVLVSKRRRDIIKRVDWTTILFFIGLFVFTEGMVKGGVLAYLFHYLPPPSSILSIFLVSIFMSQLLSNVPLVAIYIPYMISYGATSPIDWIALAAGSTIAGNLTLIGAASNVIISESSESRGGKGFNFIEFIKNSIPILVINLVVYYLFLR; this is translated from the coding sequence ATGTACATCCTAGCCTTAGCAATTGCGATCCTGACTTATGCCCTAATAGCATCAAGAGGTATAACAGGAATACCTCCTTGGGCGTCAATGTTTTTTGGAGGAGTCTTAATGATAGCTACTGGGGTTATATCACCTGATCAAGCTTTGGCCTCGATAAATCTGGATGTAGTACTCTTCTTGATAACCCTATTTACTTTCGCGTCTGCTTTAGAACTGTCTGGATTCCTTAGATTTTTGGGATTTTATATAGTAAATAAATTCAAGACGCCGAAGAGGACACTTTTCGGTATCTTAATCTTCTCAGGTATATTAGCTAACTTCGTAACTAATGATGGTATTTCCGCAAGCTGGACCCCTGTTATCTTAGAGAGCAGTAGGAGATTTAGAATAAACGAGAAACCTTTCCTTTACTCCTTAGCTTACGGAGTAACCATCGGAAGCGTTATGTTACCTACAGGTAACCCCCAAAATTTACTGATTGCTTTGAATACTGGAATAGTAGACCCTTTCATAGTTTTCGTATCCACGCTAGCCATTCCTACTATAATTAACTTACTACTAACTTATCCCATTTTAGTTACATTATTTAAAAAAGATCTAGAAGCGGTAGATAGCCCTGATATTTCTGTCGAGAAAATAGAGGATAGGTTTACCGCTTACTTGTCCCTTTTCCTTCTAGCGGTTACGATCGTGCTCTTCTTCGTATTTAGTATTTTAAAGATAGACATATTATTAGGATCTCTCATTACGTCTTCTATACTGGTTTTAGTTTCAAAAAGAAGGAGAGATATAATAAAGAGAGTAGATTGGACTACAATACTCTTTTTTATCGGCCTGTTCGTATTTACTGAAGGCATGGTAAAGGGAGGGGTTTTGGCCTATTTATTTCATTACCTCCCTCCTCCATCGTCTATCCTCTCAATATTCTTAGTTAGCATATTCATGAGCCAGTTACTTAGTAACGTCCCTTTAGTGGCAATCTACATTCCTTATATGATATCTTATGGTGCTACGAGTCCTATTGATTGGATCGCATTAGCAGCTGGAAGCACCATAGCTGGGAATCTTACTTTAATAGGTGCTGCTAGTAATGTCATCATTTCAGAATCATCAGAAAGCAGGGGAGGAAAGGGTTTCAACTTTATTGAATTTATAAAAAATTCTATTCCAATACTTGTTATAAACCTTGTGGTATATTACCTATTTCTTAGGTAG